The following proteins are encoded in a genomic region of Cellulomonas sp. ES6:
- a CDS encoding sugar transferase, protein MSLLDDHDVSRSAERAVAAPEAGPSTEHDAAERRRAARGPRLSWASERPFHEPLGTAAPSGWRSQHATYQVETLARDVVLATCIPTLLLFLMHGVSLLQLSWGLMIGVLFIAMVAVERGYDRQVIGDGHLEFEAVIRGGVLSAASLALLAVGLDVDVPRTIVFFALPLVVLVLITARHVARRALHRRRAAGESMRRTLVVGDASSITQVVDDLRGLPQYGYHIAGVCVPSFDGPLPPLGVPVLGSVSDVVQVAVDGEFDVVIVTGSELSGQALRRLSWALQRTRTELVVAPGIVEVFGPRVTLEPTAGLSLIHVNAAESRRSRIIAKRVFDTAFSAGALLALLPVLAVIAVAVKVTSPGPVLFRQTRVGKEGREFSMLKFRSMVVDAEERLAELRAANQADGPLFKMDRDPRITRIGHFLRKHSLDELPQLFNVVKGDMALVGPRPPLPFEVAQYRESARRRLLVKPGLTGLWQISGRADLAWEEAVKLDLRYVENWSIAFDLMILWRTFYVVVSGHGGR, encoded by the coding sequence ATGAGCCTGCTCGACGATCACGACGTGTCGCGCTCCGCCGAGCGCGCCGTCGCGGCGCCGGAGGCCGGACCCTCGACGGAGCACGACGCCGCCGAACGCCGGCGCGCCGCCCGCGGACCACGGCTCTCCTGGGCCTCCGAGCGGCCGTTCCACGAGCCCCTCGGCACCGCCGCCCCGTCCGGGTGGCGCAGCCAGCACGCGACCTACCAGGTCGAGACCCTGGCCCGGGACGTGGTGCTCGCCACCTGCATCCCGACGCTGCTGCTGTTCCTCATGCACGGGGTGTCGCTGCTCCAGCTGTCCTGGGGCCTGATGATCGGCGTGCTGTTCATCGCGATGGTCGCCGTCGAGCGCGGGTACGACCGCCAGGTGATCGGCGACGGCCACCTGGAGTTCGAGGCGGTGATCCGCGGCGGCGTGCTGAGCGCGGCGAGCCTCGCGCTGCTCGCGGTCGGCCTGGACGTCGACGTGCCCCGCACGATCGTGTTCTTCGCGCTGCCCCTCGTGGTGCTGGTGCTCATCACCGCCCGGCACGTCGCCCGCCGCGCGCTGCACCGCCGCCGCGCCGCCGGGGAGTCGATGCGCCGCACGCTGGTGGTGGGGGACGCCTCGTCGATCACCCAGGTCGTGGACGACCTGCGCGGGCTGCCTCAGTACGGGTACCACATCGCCGGGGTGTGCGTGCCGTCGTTCGACGGGCCGCTGCCGCCCCTCGGGGTGCCGGTGCTCGGGTCGGTCTCCGACGTCGTGCAGGTGGCGGTGGACGGGGAGTTCGACGTCGTCATCGTCACCGGGTCCGAGCTGTCCGGGCAGGCGCTGCGCCGGCTGTCCTGGGCGCTGCAGCGCACCCGCACCGAGCTGGTCGTCGCGCCGGGCATCGTCGAGGTGTTCGGGCCGCGCGTCACCCTCGAGCCGACGGCGGGCCTCTCGCTGATCCACGTGAACGCCGCCGAGTCGCGCCGGTCCCGCATCATCGCCAAGCGCGTGTTCGACACCGCGTTCTCCGCCGGGGCGCTGCTCGCGCTGCTGCCGGTCCTGGCCGTCATCGCCGTCGCGGTGAAGGTGACGAGCCCGGGTCCGGTGCTGTTCCGCCAGACGCGGGTCGGCAAGGAGGGCCGCGAGTTCTCCATGCTGAAGTTCCGCAGCATGGTGGTGGACGCCGAGGAGCGGCTCGCGGAGCTGCGCGCGGCGAACCAGGCCGACGGCCCGCTGTTCAAGATGGACCGCGACCCGCGCATCACGCGCATCGGGCACTTCCTGCGCAAGCACTCCCTGGACGAGCTTCCGCAGCTGTTCAACGTGGTCAAGGGCGACATGGCGCTGGTCGGGCCCCGCCCGCCGCTGCCGTTCGAGGTCGCCCAGTACCGCGAGTCGGCGCGCCGCCGCCTGCTGGTCAAGCCCGGGCTCACCGGCCTGTGGCAGATCAGCGGCCGCGCGGACCTGGCGTGGGAGGAGGCCGTGAAGCTCGACCTGCGCTACGTCGAGAACTGGTCGATCGCCTTCGACCTCATGATCCTGTGGCGCACCTTCTACGTCGTCGTGAGCGGGCATGGCGGGCGGTGA
- a CDS encoding 50S ribosomal protein L25/general stress protein Ctc, protein MSEVKLVATTRTEFGKGAARRLRRAHQIPAVLYGHGTEPVHVALPGHETMLAVKQANALFEIELEGKATLALAKDVQRDPVKNVIEHVDLLIVRRGEKVTVEVPVTVVGESAPGTIHIVETQTLTLEAEATHLPEHVEVSIEGLEAGTALTAGELALPAGSVLEGDAEQVIVTVTVPTVSAEDRAADEAEAAEAAAE, encoded by the coding sequence GTGTCCGAGGTCAAGCTCGTCGCCACCACCCGTACCGAGTTCGGCAAGGGCGCCGCGCGCCGCCTGCGCCGTGCCCACCAGATCCCCGCCGTCCTCTACGGGCACGGCACCGAGCCGGTGCACGTCGCGCTGCCGGGTCACGAGACCATGCTCGCCGTCAAGCAGGCGAACGCCCTGTTCGAGATCGAGCTCGAGGGCAAGGCCACGCTGGCGCTCGCCAAGGACGTGCAGCGCGACCCGGTCAAGAACGTGATCGAGCACGTCGACCTGCTGATCGTCCGCCGCGGCGAGAAGGTCACCGTCGAGGTCCCGGTCACGGTCGTGGGCGAGTCGGCCCCCGGCACGATCCACATCGTCGAGACCCAGACGCTGACCCTCGAGGCCGAGGCCACGCACCTGCCGGAGCACGTCGAGGTCTCCATCGAGGGCCTCGAGGCCGGCACCGCGCTGACCGCCGGCGAGCTGGCCCTCCCGGCGGGCTCCGTGCTCGAGGGCGACGCGGAGCAGGTCATCGTGACCGTCACCGTCCCGACCGTCTCCGCCGAGGACCGCGCCGCGGACGAGGCCGAGGCCGCCGAGGCCGCCGCGGAGTGA
- a CDS encoding VOC family protein — protein sequence MLRRRPRRSAPGRLREATVTRPRVVQTVLDTTDPRGLAEFYRELLGLESRPGDEPPAPGEPDPAGDDWLVLRGEGLWPLAFQKVPELPAATWPDPDVPQQLHLDMTVPDAGTLDAEHERVLGLGARLLLDRRDDPDEPLRVYADPAGHPFCIFVG from the coding sequence ATGCTGAGGCGTAGGCCCCGGCGGTCGGCGCCGGGGCGGCTGAGGGAGGCCACGGTGACCCGTCCCCGCGTCGTGCAGACCGTGCTGGACACCACCGACCCGCGGGGGCTCGCGGAGTTCTACCGGGAGCTGCTCGGGCTCGAGTCCCGCCCCGGCGACGAGCCGCCGGCGCCCGGTGAGCCGGACCCGGCGGGCGACGACTGGCTGGTCCTGCGGGGCGAGGGCCTGTGGCCGCTGGCGTTCCAGAAGGTCCCCGAGCTCCCGGCCGCGACCTGGCCCGACCCCGACGTCCCGCAGCAGCTCCACCTGGACATGACGGTGCCCGACGCGGGGACGCTCGACGCCGAGCACGAGCGGGTGCTCGGCCTGGGAGCCCGGCTGCTGCTCGACCGGCGCGACGACCCGGACGAGCCGCTGCGCGTCTACGCCGACCCGGCGGGGCACCCGTTCTGCATCTTCGTGGGCTGA
- the glmU gene encoding bifunctional UDP-N-acetylglucosamine diphosphorylase/glucosamine-1-phosphate N-acetyltransferase GlmU: protein MTTPRPAAVVVLAAGEGTRMRSATPKVLHTLAGRSMLGHALAAAQALEPRRTAVVVRHERDQVAAHARELMPQVLVADQDDVPGTGRAVQCALAVLDAAAQAEAASAGDGPGVPGSAAGVLVEGPVVVLAGDIPLLDGGTLAELLAAHAADGNAVTVLTTEVADPTGYGRILRSQDPADAGDVLGIVEEKDATDEQRAIAEINSSVYVFDAAVLRGAFGRLGRDNAQGEVYLTDVLAIARADGGRVRALRTDDPVLVEGVNDRAQLAVLRAELNRRVLDDWMRAGVTVVDPATTWVDVDVELAQDVTLLPGTQLHGATSVASGATIGPDTTLTDVEVHAGATVVRTHGSLAVIGEGATVGPFAYLRPGTVLGERGKIGTFVETKNAEIGAGSKVPHLSYVGDATIGEETNIGAASVFVNYDGVRKHRTTIGSYARTGSDNMFVAPVTVGDGAYTGAGSVIRHDVPPGALAVSAGAQRNIEGWVSRSRAGTPAAEAAARARGEDDQLSPQARAERERAGRAAGSGVYSTPPPHLPDHPAPLPDAQPSTEDTAR, encoded by the coding sequence GTGACCACCCCCCGCCCCGCTGCGGTCGTCGTCCTCGCCGCAGGTGAGGGCACCCGGATGCGTTCGGCCACACCCAAGGTCCTGCACACCCTCGCGGGCCGCTCGATGCTCGGGCACGCGCTCGCCGCGGCCCAGGCGCTCGAGCCCCGCCGGACGGCGGTCGTCGTCCGGCACGAGCGCGACCAGGTGGCCGCGCACGCCCGCGAGCTCATGCCCCAGGTCCTGGTCGCCGACCAGGACGACGTGCCGGGCACCGGCCGCGCCGTGCAGTGCGCGCTCGCGGTGCTCGACGCCGCCGCGCAGGCCGAGGCCGCGTCCGCCGGGGACGGCCCGGGCGTGCCCGGCTCCGCCGCGGGCGTGCTCGTCGAGGGCCCGGTCGTGGTGCTGGCGGGGGACATCCCGCTGCTCGACGGCGGGACGCTGGCCGAGCTGCTCGCCGCGCACGCCGCGGACGGCAACGCCGTGACCGTGCTGACCACCGAGGTCGCCGACCCGACCGGGTACGGGCGCATCCTGCGCTCGCAGGACCCGGCCGACGCGGGCGACGTGCTCGGCATCGTCGAGGAGAAGGACGCGACCGACGAGCAGCGCGCGATCGCCGAGATCAACTCGTCGGTCTACGTGTTCGACGCCGCGGTGCTCCGCGGGGCGTTCGGCCGGCTCGGGCGCGACAACGCGCAGGGCGAGGTCTACCTGACGGACGTGCTGGCGATCGCGCGGGCCGACGGCGGCCGGGTGCGCGCGCTGCGCACGGACGACCCGGTGCTCGTCGAGGGCGTCAACGACCGGGCGCAGCTCGCGGTGCTGCGCGCCGAGCTGAACCGCCGCGTCCTGGACGACTGGATGCGCGCCGGCGTGACGGTCGTGGACCCCGCGACCACCTGGGTGGACGTCGACGTCGAGCTCGCGCAGGACGTCACCCTGCTGCCCGGCACCCAGCTGCACGGCGCGACGTCGGTCGCCTCCGGCGCCACGATCGGCCCGGACACCACCCTGACGGACGTCGAGGTGCACGCCGGCGCGACCGTCGTGCGGACCCACGGGTCGCTCGCGGTGATCGGCGAGGGCGCGACCGTCGGCCCGTTCGCCTACCTGCGGCCCGGCACCGTGCTCGGCGAGCGCGGCAAGATCGGCACGTTCGTCGAGACGAAGAACGCGGAGATCGGCGCCGGCTCCAAGGTGCCGCACCTGTCGTACGTGGGCGACGCGACCATCGGCGAGGAGACGAACATCGGCGCGGCGTCGGTGTTCGTCAACTACGACGGGGTGCGCAAGCACCGCACGACGATCGGCTCGTACGCCCGCACCGGCTCGGACAACATGTTCGTCGCCCCGGTGACCGTGGGCGACGGCGCCTACACCGGTGCCGGCTCGGTCATCCGGCACGACGTCCCGCCGGGTGCGCTCGCCGTGAGCGCCGGCGCCCAGCGGAACATCGAGGGCTGGGTCTCCCGGTCCCGCGCCGGCACCCCCGCCGCCGAGGCCGCCGCCCGCGCCCGCGGCGAGGACGACCAGCTCTCGCCCCAGGCGCGCGCCGAGCGTGAGCGCGCCGGCCGCGCTGCCGGCTCGGGGGTCTACTCCACGCCGCCCCCGCACCTGCCGGACCACCCGGCCCCGCTGCCCGACGCCCAGCCCAGCACGGAGGACACCGCACGATGA
- a CDS encoding glycoside hydrolase family 1 protein, which yields MHHRTLRPFPPAFLWGASTSAYQVEGAADVDGRGPSIMDVRTDRPAGVADYTVASDHYHRLEEDVSLLAELGLRAYRFSVSWSRVIPDGDGEVNPEGLAFYGRLVDALLAHGIEPVLTMYHFDLPQALQAKGGWSSRATVDAFERYARVLTAALGDRVRYWLTINEQNVMILFGGALGIPLPGGDDPQREVYQQNHHMLVAQARAMRAVHEVPGAWVGPAPNIACVYPASSDPLDVVAAEDFAAIRNWLYLDAAVHGTYNPTAWAYLGERGWRPDVAPGDLADLAAGRPDFVAFNYYTSHTVGAPTPDGPEKGGSQDQHLLIGDAGVYRGVENPHLPTTEFGWETDPVGFRTTFRQLYDRYRLPLLVTENGLGAPDVLEPDGSVHDPYRIAYLRDHVAQIQEAVSDGVEVIGYCPWAAIDLVSTHQGMRKRYGFVYVDRDEDDLRTLDRYRKDSFHWYRELIATNGRRR from the coding sequence GTGCACCACCGCACCCTGCGCCCGTTCCCCCCGGCGTTCCTGTGGGGCGCGTCGACCTCCGCCTACCAGGTGGAGGGGGCAGCCGACGTCGACGGCAGGGGCCCGTCGATCATGGACGTCCGCACCGACCGTCCCGCGGGCGTCGCCGACTACACCGTCGCGAGCGACCACTACCACCGGCTCGAGGAGGACGTGTCGCTCCTGGCCGAGCTCGGCCTGCGCGCGTACCGGTTCTCCGTGTCCTGGTCGCGCGTGATCCCGGACGGCGACGGCGAGGTGAACCCGGAGGGCCTGGCGTTCTACGGCCGGCTGGTCGACGCGCTCCTGGCGCACGGCATCGAGCCCGTCCTCACCATGTACCACTTCGACCTGCCGCAGGCGCTGCAGGCGAAGGGCGGCTGGTCGTCGCGCGCCACCGTCGACGCGTTCGAGCGCTACGCGCGGGTGCTGACGGCGGCGCTCGGCGACCGCGTCCGGTACTGGCTGACGATCAACGAGCAGAACGTCATGATCCTGTTCGGCGGAGCCCTCGGCATCCCCCTCCCCGGAGGCGACGACCCGCAGCGCGAGGTCTACCAGCAGAACCACCACATGCTCGTCGCGCAGGCCCGCGCCATGCGGGCCGTGCACGAGGTGCCGGGGGCGTGGGTCGGGCCCGCCCCGAACATCGCCTGCGTGTACCCGGCGAGCAGCGACCCGCTGGACGTCGTGGCGGCCGAGGACTTCGCGGCGATCCGGAACTGGCTGTACCTGGACGCGGCGGTGCACGGCACCTACAACCCGACCGCCTGGGCGTACCTGGGGGAGCGCGGCTGGCGGCCCGACGTCGCACCGGGGGACCTGGCCGACCTGGCCGCCGGCCGCCCGGACTTCGTGGCGTTCAACTACTACACCTCGCACACGGTCGGGGCCCCGACGCCGGACGGGCCCGAGAAGGGCGGCTCGCAGGACCAGCACCTGCTCATCGGTGACGCCGGGGTGTACCGCGGGGTCGAGAACCCGCACCTGCCGACCACCGAGTTCGGCTGGGAGACGGACCCGGTCGGGTTCCGGACGACGTTCCGGCAGCTCTACGACCGGTACCGCCTGCCGCTGCTCGTCACGGAGAACGGGCTCGGTGCCCCGGACGTCCTCGAGCCGGACGGCTCCGTGCACGACCCGTACCGCATCGCGTACCTGCGCGACCACGTGGCGCAGATCCAGGAGGCCGTCTCGGACGGGGTCGAGGTGATCGGATACTGCCCGTGGGCGGCGATCGACCTCGTGTCCACGCACCAGGGCATGCGCAAGCGGTACGGGTTCGTCTACGTCGACCGCGACGAGGACGACCTGCGCACGCTCGACCGGTACCGCAAGGACTCCTTCCACTGGTACCGCGAGCTGATCGCGACCAACGGGCGGCGGAGGTGA
- a CDS encoding PRD domain-containing protein — protein sequence MRVKQVLNNSVVLGIDGAGTEVILLGPGLGFRTSPGDEVDPAAVQRTFVPDGIGSLERLAAMVEEISIDAVAASEEVMRAGRERLGPHVTARVLLPLADHIGFALRRVREGSATEYPLRSELSYLYPAELAFGREALEIVERRTGVRLPASEAVPIAMHFVNAQYGSDDMREYVRMTEALQQILQIIDEEHGIRFEEGAVDVARFVTHLRFLFVRARQDPKPPAPGVPTGTGDTDEVLAVVRTSKPRQFASAVRIGALLADLFDWTVDADELLYLTLHVTRLTGAAPR from the coding sequence ATGCGCGTCAAGCAGGTCCTGAACAACAGCGTCGTGCTCGGGATCGACGGCGCCGGGACGGAGGTCATCCTGCTCGGCCCGGGCCTGGGGTTCCGCACCTCGCCCGGCGACGAGGTGGACCCCGCCGCGGTGCAGCGCACGTTCGTGCCCGACGGCATCGGCTCGCTGGAGCGGCTCGCGGCCATGGTCGAGGAGATCTCCATCGACGCCGTGGCGGCGTCCGAGGAGGTCATGCGTGCGGGGCGCGAGCGACTCGGGCCGCACGTCACGGCGCGGGTGCTCCTCCCGCTCGCGGACCACATCGGGTTCGCCCTCCGCCGCGTCCGCGAGGGCAGCGCGACCGAGTACCCCCTGCGCTCCGAGCTCTCCTACCTCTACCCCGCCGAGCTGGCGTTCGGCCGCGAGGCGCTGGAGATCGTCGAGCGGCGCACCGGGGTCCGGCTGCCCGCGTCCGAGGCCGTGCCGATCGCCATGCACTTCGTCAACGCCCAGTACGGCTCGGACGACATGCGCGAGTACGTGCGGATGACCGAGGCGCTGCAGCAGATCCTGCAGATCATCGACGAGGAGCACGGCATCCGGTTCGAGGAGGGCGCCGTGGACGTCGCGCGGTTCGTCACGCACCTGCGGTTCCTGTTCGTCCGGGCGCGCCAGGACCCGAAGCCGCCGGCCCCGGGGGTGCCGACCGGCACCGGGGACACCGACGAGGTGCTCGCGGTCGTGCGGACCTCCAAGCCGCGGCAGTTCGCCTCGGCCGTGCGGATCGGGGCGCTGCTCGCGGACCTCTTCGACTGGACGGTCGACGCCGACGAGCTGCTGTACCTCACGCTGCACGTCACGCGGCTCACCGGGGCCGCGCCGCGCTGA
- a CDS encoding ribose-phosphate diphosphokinase, which produces MTGIVSQDGEKRLVLVSGRAHPDLAAAVAQSLDIDLLPTTAYDFANGEIYVRFAESVRGADVFVLQSHAAPINQWLMEQFLMVDALKRASAKTITVIAPFYGYARQDKKHRGREPISARLVSDLFKTAGADRLMSVDLHAAQIQGFFDGPVDHLWAMPILTEYVRTRVDVQNVTVVSPDAGRIRVAELWAQKLGGGPLAFVHKSRDIRQPNKTVANRVVGDVEGRTCVLVDDLIDTAGTITGAVRVLKEAGAKDVIVAATHGVLSDPATDRLQQCGAREVIVTDTLPIPDEHRFENLTVLSIAPLIARAIREVFDDGSVTSLFDGQS; this is translated from the coding sequence ATGACCGGGATCGTCTCGCAGGACGGTGAGAAGCGGCTCGTCCTGGTCTCGGGTCGCGCGCACCCCGACCTGGCCGCGGCCGTGGCGCAGAGCCTCGACATCGACCTGCTGCCCACCACCGCGTACGACTTCGCGAACGGCGAGATCTACGTGCGGTTCGCCGAGTCGGTGCGCGGCGCGGACGTGTTCGTGCTGCAGAGCCACGCGGCGCCCATCAACCAGTGGCTGATGGAGCAGTTCCTCATGGTCGACGCGCTCAAGCGGGCCTCGGCCAAGACGATCACCGTGATCGCCCCGTTCTACGGCTACGCCCGGCAGGACAAGAAGCACCGCGGCCGCGAGCCGATCTCGGCCCGCCTGGTGTCGGACCTGTTCAAGACCGCGGGCGCCGACCGGCTGATGAGCGTCGACCTGCACGCCGCGCAGATCCAGGGCTTCTTCGACGGCCCGGTCGACCACCTGTGGGCGATGCCGATCCTCACCGAGTACGTGCGGACCCGGGTCGACGTGCAGAACGTCACCGTCGTGTCCCCGGACGCCGGTCGCATCCGCGTCGCCGAGCTGTGGGCGCAGAAGCTCGGCGGCGGGCCGCTGGCGTTCGTGCACAAGTCCCGCGACATCCGGCAGCCCAACAAGACGGTCGCGAACCGCGTGGTCGGCGACGTCGAGGGCCGGACCTGCGTGCTGGTCGACGACCTCATCGACACCGCCGGCACGATCACCGGGGCGGTGCGCGTGCTCAAGGAGGCGGGGGCGAAGGACGTCATCGTCGCCGCGACCCACGGCGTGCTGTCCGACCCGGCCACCGACCGCCTCCAGCAGTGCGGGGCGCGCGAGGTCATCGTCACCGACACGCTTCCGATCCCCGACGAGCACCGGTTCGAGAACCTGACCGTGCTGTCCATCGCGCCGCTCATCGCGCGCGCGATCCGCGAGGTCTTCGACGACGGCTCGGTCACGAGCCTCTTCGACGGCCAGTCCTGA
- a CDS encoding glucose PTS transporter subunit IIA: protein MPTNDESRRPLWGRGRRREAAAPQPVELGPVRVGAPVVGVAVPLADVEDPAFSAGLLGPGMAVRPSSGTVVAPLAGTVVTAMPHAYGLRSDTGVEVLVHIGIDTVTLNGQHFAPAVEAGARVAAGDVLARVDLAGVEAAGCPTTVVLVVTNARTLGGVATEPPGPVDAGRTLLTVTPAA, encoded by the coding sequence ATGCCCACGAACGACGAGAGCCGCCGCCCCCTCTGGGGCCGGGGGCGCCGCCGCGAGGCCGCCGCACCCCAGCCCGTCGAGCTCGGACCCGTCCGGGTCGGCGCGCCGGTCGTGGGGGTGGCCGTACCGCTGGCGGACGTCGAGGACCCCGCGTTCTCGGCCGGCCTGCTCGGCCCGGGGATGGCGGTCCGGCCGTCGTCCGGCACCGTCGTCGCCCCGCTGGCCGGCACCGTCGTCACCGCCATGCCGCACGCGTACGGCCTGCGGTCCGACACCGGGGTCGAGGTGCTGGTGCACATCGGCATCGACACCGTCACGCTCAACGGGCAGCACTTCGCGCCCGCGGTCGAGGCGGGCGCCCGCGTGGCGGCCGGCGACGTGCTCGCCCGGGTCGACCTCGCCGGGGTCGAGGCGGCGGGCTGCCCCACCACGGTCGTGCTCGTCGTCACCAACGCCCGGACGCTGGGCGGCGTCGCGACCGAGCCGCCCGGCCCGGTCGACGCCGGCCGGACGCTCCTGACCGTCACCCCCGCGGCCTGA
- the pth gene encoding aminoacyl-tRNA hydrolase, which translates to MSEGRWLVVGLGNPGPQYAGNRHNVGQMVLDELARRAGASFGSKGGVLSRRPQAATAEVRIGTLPGGAPGPRAVLAKPTTFMNTSGGPVAALARYYDVPPDRVVLVHDELDIPFGEIKLKLGGGEGGHNGLRDTSKALGTKDYLRVRVGIGRPPGRMDAADFVLRDFAKPEQKELPLLLDDAADAVELVVTEGLERAQLRFHTRTR; encoded by the coding sequence ATGAGCGAGGGGCGCTGGCTGGTGGTCGGCCTCGGGAACCCGGGTCCGCAGTACGCCGGCAACCGGCACAACGTCGGGCAGATGGTGCTCGACGAGCTCGCGCGGCGCGCGGGCGCGTCGTTCGGGTCGAAGGGCGGCGTGCTGTCCCGGCGCCCGCAGGCGGCGACGGCGGAGGTGCGCATCGGCACGCTGCCCGGGGGAGCGCCCGGTCCGCGGGCCGTCCTGGCGAAGCCGACCACGTTCATGAACACCTCGGGCGGGCCGGTCGCCGCGCTCGCGCGGTACTACGACGTGCCGCCGGACCGGGTGGTGCTGGTGCACGACGAGCTCGACATCCCGTTCGGCGAGATCAAGCTGAAGCTGGGCGGCGGCGAGGGCGGCCACAACGGCCTGCGGGACACGTCGAAGGCGCTCGGCACGAAGGACTACCTGCGGGTGCGGGTCGGCATCGGCCGGCCGCCGGGGCGGATGGACGCGGCGGACTTCGTGCTGCGCGACTTCGCGAAGCCGGAGCAGAAGGAGCTGCCGCTCCTGCTCGACGACGCCGCGGACGCCGTCGAGCTGGTGGTCACGGAGGGCCTGGAGCGCGCGCAGCTCCGGTTCCACACCCGCACCCGCTGA
- a CDS encoding glycosyltransferase, whose amino-acid sequence MAGGERVALAHDYATQRGGAERVALVMAQAFPDAPLYTTLYHPDGTFPEFAPLDVRTSPLDRVGLLRRHHRLALPLLAPAVRATPIEADVVLASSTGWAHGFPTPGRKVVYCHAPARWLYQTDRYLGPAGGAQRWLAARALGLLAPGLRRWDRRAAGTADRYLANSTVTARAIREAYGIEAEILPPPPAMLPAGEETAPDGVEPGFLLCVARLLPYKNVDVVVEAVRRMPGTRLVVVGDGPERAALAQRVRDLPRVRLVGRVDDARLRWLYRHCAALVAASYEDYGLSPLEAAAFGRPSVVLRDGGYLDTVRDGITGEFFDAPDPDLVAEAAGRALARTWDPRVLTAHADEFAAGRFVERLHAIAREELAHAAGPRPRLETVPTERRPR is encoded by the coding sequence ATGGCGGGCGGTGAGCGCGTCGCGCTGGCGCACGACTACGCCACGCAGCGCGGCGGTGCGGAGCGCGTCGCGCTGGTGATGGCGCAGGCGTTCCCGGACGCGCCGCTGTACACGACGCTCTACCACCCGGACGGCACGTTCCCGGAGTTCGCGCCGCTGGACGTCCGCACCAGCCCGCTGGACCGCGTCGGGCTGCTGCGGCGCCACCACCGGCTGGCCCTGCCGCTGCTGGCGCCGGCCGTCCGGGCGACGCCGATCGAGGCGGACGTCGTCCTCGCGTCGTCGACCGGCTGGGCCCACGGGTTCCCGACACCGGGCCGCAAGGTCGTGTACTGCCACGCGCCCGCGCGCTGGCTCTACCAGACGGACCGGTACCTGGGCCCCGCCGGCGGCGCCCAGCGGTGGCTCGCCGCCCGGGCGCTCGGGCTGCTCGCCCCCGGTCTGCGGCGCTGGGACCGCCGGGCCGCGGGGACCGCCGACCGCTACCTCGCGAACTCGACCGTCACCGCCCGGGCGATCCGGGAGGCGTACGGGATCGAGGCCGAGATCCTGCCCCCGCCGCCCGCCATGCTGCCCGCCGGCGAGGAGACCGCGCCCGACGGCGTCGAGCCCGGGTTCCTCCTGTGCGTCGCGCGGCTGCTGCCCTACAAGAACGTGGACGTCGTCGTGGAGGCGGTGCGCCGGATGCCGGGCACCCGCCTCGTGGTGGTCGGCGACGGCCCCGAGCGGGCGGCGCTCGCCCAGCGGGTGCGCGACCTGCCCCGGGTGAGGCTCGTCGGGCGGGTGGACGACGCCCGCCTGCGCTGGCTGTACCGGCACTGCGCCGCCCTCGTCGCCGCGTCCTACGAGGACTACGGCCTGTCCCCGCTGGAGGCCGCCGCCTTCGGCCGTCCGTCCGTCGTCCTGCGCGACGGCGGCTACCTCGACACCGTCCGTGACGGCATCACCGGGGAGTTCTTCGACGCCCCGGACCCCGACCTGGTGGCCGAGGCCGCCGGGCGCGCGCTGGCCCGCACCTGGGACCCCCGGGTGCTGACGGCGCACGCCGACGAGTTCGCCGCAGGGCGGTTCGTCGAGCGGCTGCACGCGATCGCCCGCGAGGAGCTCGCGCACGCCGCCGGCCCCCGGCCCCGCCTCGAGACCGTCCCGACCGAAAGGCGCCCCCGATGA